One genomic region from Streptomyces sp. NBC_00457 encodes:
- a CDS encoding RNA-guided endonuclease InsQ/TnpB family protein, translating into MKLVVQVKLLPTPVQAAALEATLRACNEAATWASEIAFANDVKRNFALREHTYGETCDAYATLSGNPRAGNLGKPGSNRYRKATQKPIVFLLATLTLYRKGESDLVRRDSGWFLSATCEVPEVPRNADPVDVLGIDLGIVNIASTSDGEIMAGRDLNRMRVRERKLRAKLQKKNTPSAKRRLKKRRRKEARRVKDINHKIAKHVVAEAERTGRGIALEDLTGIRERVRLRKPQRATLHSWAFHQLGRFIACKARRAGVPVVYVDPAYTSRTCAECGHVDRANRVSQAWFACRSCGFVDHADRNGSRNIRARAWELWRRGAESTAPAPPPAVRRPGRGWTQTQHHRQ; encoded by the coding sequence TCGCCTTCGCCAATGACGTGAAAAGGAACTTCGCGCTGCGTGAGCACACGTACGGCGAGACGTGCGATGCGTACGCGACGCTGAGTGGGAACCCGCGGGCAGGGAATCTGGGGAAGCCGGGCTCGAATCGGTACCGGAAGGCGACGCAGAAGCCGATCGTGTTCCTGTTGGCCACCCTGACGCTGTACCGCAAGGGCGAATCCGACCTGGTGCGCCGGGACAGCGGCTGGTTCCTGTCGGCCACGTGCGAGGTCCCAGAGGTACCGCGCAACGCCGATCCGGTGGACGTCCTGGGCATCGATCTGGGCATCGTGAACATCGCCAGCACCTCCGACGGCGAGATCATGGCCGGACGGGACCTGAACCGAATGCGGGTCCGAGAACGGAAGCTACGCGCCAAGCTGCAGAAGAAAAACACCCCGTCCGCGAAGCGCCGCCTGAAGAAGCGGCGGCGTAAGGAGGCGCGGCGGGTGAAGGACATCAATCACAAGATCGCGAAGCATGTGGTGGCCGAGGCAGAACGCACCGGTCGTGGGATCGCCCTGGAGGACCTGACGGGCATCCGCGAGCGGGTACGGCTCCGTAAGCCCCAACGGGCCACCCTGCACTCCTGGGCGTTTCATCAGCTCGGGCGGTTCATCGCGTGCAAGGCCCGTCGTGCGGGGGTGCCGGTGGTGTACGTCGATCCGGCGTACACCTCCCGCACCTGCGCTGAGTGCGGGCACGTAGACAGAGCGAATCGGGTCTCGCAGGCCTGGTTCGCGTGCCGGTCGTGCGGATTCGTTGATCACGCCGATCGGAACGGCTCCCGCAACATCCGCGCCCGTGCGTGGGAGTTGTGGCGACGCGGGGCTGAGTCAACGGCCCCTGCCCCACCCCCAGCGGTCAGACGGCCGGGGCGGGGCTGGACGCAAACGCAGCATCACCGCCAGTAA
- a CDS encoding LacI family DNA-binding transcriptional regulator — protein sequence MAIHGARGRSGGRPTLEEVAARAGVGRGTVSRVINGSPRVSDATRAAVEAAVAELGYVPNTAARALAANRTDAIALVVPEPETRFFSEPYFSDILKGVGAELSDTEMQLLLIFAGSDRERARLAQYLAAHRVDGVLLVSVHADDPLPDLLAQLEIPAVISGPRSAAETLTSVDSDNYGGARSAVEHLLAGGRRTIAHITGRQDVYGAQRRVDGYRDALSDAGHEADDRLIEPGDFTEEGGHRAMAALLDRCPDLDAVFAASDVTAAGARQVLREAGRRIPDDVALVGYDDSAIARHMDPPLTSVRQPIQEMGRTMIDLLLTEIADRRPPASRGLERRQLVLATELVPRTSS from the coding sequence ATGGCAATCCATGGAGCGCGGGGCCGGAGCGGTGGCCGGCCCACCCTCGAAGAGGTCGCCGCCCGCGCCGGAGTCGGCCGTGGCACGGTCTCCCGGGTGATCAACGGCTCGCCCCGGGTCAGCGACGCCACCCGCGCGGCCGTCGAGGCGGCGGTCGCGGAGCTCGGCTACGTCCCGAACACGGCCGCCCGCGCCCTCGCCGCCAACCGGACGGACGCGATCGCTCTGGTCGTCCCGGAGCCGGAGACCCGCTTCTTCTCGGAGCCGTACTTCTCGGACATTCTCAAGGGCGTCGGCGCCGAACTCTCCGACACCGAGATGCAGTTGCTGCTGATCTTCGCCGGCAGCGACCGGGAGCGCGCCCGCCTCGCCCAGTACCTCGCCGCCCACCGCGTCGACGGCGTCCTGCTGGTCTCGGTCCACGCGGACGACCCGCTCCCCGACCTCCTCGCCCAACTGGAGATACCCGCGGTCATCAGCGGCCCCAGGTCGGCCGCCGAGACGCTCACCTCGGTCGACTCCGACAACTACGGCGGCGCCCGCTCAGCCGTCGAGCACCTCCTCGCCGGCGGCCGCCGCACGATCGCCCACATCACCGGCCGCCAGGACGTCTACGGCGCCCAGCGCCGCGTCGACGGCTACCGCGACGCCCTGAGCGACGCGGGCCACGAGGCCGACGACCGCCTCATCGAACCCGGCGACTTCACGGAGGAGGGCGGCCACCGGGCGATGGCCGCGCTCCTCGACCGCTGCCCCGACCTCGACGCCGTCTTCGCCGCTTCCGACGTCACCGCGGCCGGCGCCCGCCAGGTCCTCCGCGAGGCCGGCCGCCGCATCCCCGACGACGTCGCCCTCGTCGGCTACGACGACTCCGCCATCGCCCGCCACATGGACCCGCCCCTCACCAGCGTCCGCCAGCCCATACAGGAAATGGGCCGCACCATGATCGACCTCCTCCTCACCGAGATAGCCGACCGCCGCCCACCGGCCTCCCGGGGTCTGGAGCGCCGCCAGCTGGTCCTGGCTACGGAACTGGTGCCGCGTACGTCGTCATGA
- a CDS encoding GNAT family N-acetyltransferase, whose translation MHSEPIRTARLDLLPLRVEHATEMAAVLSDPALHTYIGGTPSTPEALRTRYARLVAGSPDPAVSWRNWVLRHRTDSHLMGTVQATITGSTAEIAWVVGTPWQGHGYASEAAGGLVAWLREGHPGLTVIAHIHPAHHASAAVARAAGLSPTDEEHDGEVRWRLSPQL comes from the coding sequence TTGCACAGCGAACCGATCCGCACCGCCCGCCTCGACCTGCTCCCCCTGCGCGTCGAGCACGCCACCGAGATGGCCGCCGTACTCTCCGACCCGGCCCTGCACACCTACATCGGCGGCACTCCGAGTACCCCCGAAGCCCTCCGCACCCGCTACGCACGCCTCGTCGCCGGCTCCCCCGACCCGGCAGTCTCCTGGCGCAACTGGGTCCTGCGCCACCGCACCGACTCCCATCTCATGGGCACCGTCCAGGCCACGATCACGGGATCGACCGCGGAGATCGCCTGGGTCGTGGGCACGCCGTGGCAAGGACACGGTTATGCCTCCGAGGCGGCGGGAGGGCTCGTGGCCTGGCTACGGGAGGGACACCCCGGGCTCACGGTGATCGCCCATATCCACCCGGCCCACCACGCCTCCGCCGCTGTGGCCAGAGCCGCCGGCCTGTCCCCCACGGACGAGGAACATGACGGCGAGGTGCGGTGGCGGCTCTCCCCGCAGCTGTGA
- the orn gene encoding oligoribonuclease has product MNDRMVWIDCEMTGLSLSDDALIEVAALVTDSELNVLGEGVDIVIRPPDSALETMPDVVRQMHTASGLLDELPAGTTLADAEEQVLAYVREHVKEPGKAPLCGNSVGTDRGFLLRDMPKVEEFLHYRIVDVSSIKELARRWYPRAYFNSPEKNGNHRALADIRESIAELRYYREAVFVPQPGPDSDTARTIAAKYVLPAQ; this is encoded by the coding sequence ATGAACGATCGTATGGTCTGGATCGACTGCGAGATGACCGGCCTCTCGCTGTCCGACGACGCACTCATCGAAGTGGCCGCCCTCGTCACCGACTCCGAGCTGAACGTACTCGGCGAGGGTGTGGACATCGTCATCCGTCCGCCGGACTCCGCGCTGGAGACGATGCCGGACGTGGTGCGTCAGATGCACACCGCCTCCGGACTGCTCGACGAGCTCCCGGCCGGCACGACTTTGGCGGACGCCGAGGAGCAGGTGCTCGCCTACGTCCGGGAACACGTCAAGGAGCCCGGCAAGGCCCCGCTGTGCGGCAACTCCGTCGGCACCGACCGCGGTTTCCTCCTGCGGGACATGCCGAAGGTCGAGGAGTTCCTCCACTACCGCATCGTCGATGTGTCGTCGATCAAGGAGCTGGCCCGGCGCTGGTATCCGCGGGCGTACTTCAACAGCCCCGAGAAGAACGGCAACCACCGCGCCCTCGCCGACATCCGCGAGTCCATCGCGGAACTGCGCTACTACCGCGAGGCCGTCTTCGTCCCCCAGCCCGGCCCCGATTCCGACACGGCGAGGACGATCGCCGCGAAGTACGTTCTGCCTGCTCAGTAG
- a CDS encoding helix-turn-helix domain-containing protein: MSHDSTAAPEAAARKLSGRRRKEIVAVLLFSGGPIFESSIPLSVFGIDRQDAGVPRYRLLVCGGEEGPLRTTGGLELSAPHGLEAISRAGTVVVPAWRSITSPPPEEALDALRRAHEEGARIVGLCTGAFVLAAAGLLDGRPATTHWMYAPTLAKRYPSVHVDPRELFVDDGDVLTSAGTAAGIDLCLHIVRTDHGNEAAGALARRLVVPPRRSGGQERYLDRSLPEEIGADPLAEVVAWALEHLHEQFDVETLAARAYMSRRTFDRRFRSLTGSAPLQWLITQRVLQAQRLLETSDYSVDEVAGRCGFRSPVALRGHFRRQLGSSPAAYRAAYRARRPQGEKQPVDTDGAPAATGSPGSPSPAPALHSEGPGAVPMQTRRTAAANAVGPSPSLAATASGEHGREAYAGSRATLPGQRSGS, encoded by the coding sequence ATGAGCCACGACTCCACTGCCGCGCCGGAAGCCGCGGCCCGGAAACTTTCCGGGCGACGCCGCAAGGAGATCGTCGCGGTGCTGCTGTTCAGCGGCGGCCCCATCTTCGAGAGTTCCATACCGTTGTCGGTGTTCGGGATCGACCGCCAGGACGCCGGCGTACCGCGCTACCGACTGCTGGTGTGCGGTGGCGAAGAAGGACCGCTACGGACCACGGGGGGCCTTGAGCTCTCCGCACCGCATGGCCTGGAAGCGATCTCGCGGGCGGGCACGGTCGTCGTGCCTGCCTGGCGCTCGATCACTTCCCCGCCACCGGAGGAGGCGCTCGACGCACTCCGCCGGGCACACGAAGAGGGCGCCCGCATCGTAGGGCTGTGCACCGGCGCCTTCGTGCTGGCGGCGGCGGGCCTGCTGGACGGCCGCCCCGCGACCACCCACTGGATGTACGCGCCGACGCTGGCCAAGCGCTATCCGTCGGTGCACGTCGACCCACGGGAACTCTTCGTGGACGACGGCGACGTACTGACGAGCGCGGGCACCGCGGCCGGAATCGACCTGTGCCTGCACATCGTGCGGACGGACCACGGCAACGAGGCGGCGGGCGCGCTCGCCCGGCGCCTGGTGGTCCCGCCGCGCCGGAGCGGCGGCCAGGAGCGCTACCTCGATCGATCTTTACCAGAGGAGATCGGCGCCGACCCGCTGGCCGAGGTCGTCGCCTGGGCGCTGGAGCATCTCCACGAGCAGTTCGACGTGGAGACGCTCGCCGCGCGCGCGTACATGAGCCGTCGTACGTTCGACCGCCGGTTCCGCTCGCTGACGGGAAGCGCCCCGCTGCAGTGGCTGATCACGCAGCGGGTGCTCCAGGCGCAGCGTCTGCTGGAGACGTCGGACTACTCGGTGGACGAGGTCGCGGGCCGCTGCGGCTTCCGTTCGCCGGTGGCGCTGCGCGGGCACTTCCGCCGCCAGCTCGGCTCGTCGCCCGCGGCGTACCGGGCCGCGTACCGGGCGCGCAGGCCGCAGGGCGAGAAGCAGCCGGTGGACACCGACGGAGCACCGGCCGCGACCGGCTCACCGGGCTCCCCGAGCCCGGCACCCGCGCTCCATTCGGAGGGCCCCGGCGCGGTCCCGATGCAGACCCGCCGTACCGCGGCGGCGAACGCGGTCGGACCGTCGCCGTCACTGGCGGCGACCGCGTCCGGCGAGCACGGCCGTGAGGCGTACGCGGGAAGCCGGGCGACGTTGCCGGGGCAGCGCAGCGGATCGTAG
- a CDS encoding universal stress protein, protein MAGHEFFEPADRKRPVADHTAADPLAAEESRHSCDPAFKHGVVVGFDGSTSSERALAYAIGMAHRSGSGLIIVHVANRLPTTVWAGCEPPVFVDVPDHRTEVLGLELACADYLAEVPWILVERGGDICHELEEVGREYEADAIVVGSTQGIVGRLFGSVAGRLAKRAKRPVVVIP, encoded by the coding sequence ATGGCCGGTCACGAATTCTTCGAACCCGCGGACCGCAAGCGGCCGGTCGCCGATCACACGGCGGCCGATCCCCTGGCGGCGGAAGAGTCACGCCATTCCTGCGATCCCGCCTTCAAGCACGGCGTCGTCGTCGGCTTCGACGGCTCCACCTCCAGTGAGCGGGCCCTCGCGTACGCCATCGGCATGGCTCATCGCTCCGGGTCGGGCCTGATCATCGTCCACGTGGCCAACCGGTTGCCCACCACCGTGTGGGCCGGCTGCGAGCCACCCGTCTTCGTCGACGTCCCGGACCATCGCACCGAGGTGCTCGGGCTTGAGCTCGCCTGCGCGGACTATCTCGCCGAGGTGCCCTGGATCCTCGTCGAGCGCGGCGGCGACATCTGCCATGAACTCGAAGAGGTCGGGCGGGAGTACGAGGCGGACGCGATCGTCGTCGGGTCCACGCAGGGCATCGTCGGACGGCTCTTCGGGTCCGTCGCGGGGCGGCTCGCCAAGCGTGCGAAGCGGCCCGTCGTTGTCATTCCGTAA
- a CDS encoding GPR1/FUN34/YaaH family transporter: protein MDNDVSAGSGITTVVGRLALGITLLAFGLGYTDVIDGVSAADAVSIAQYVGGVALFVAGLMAFRDRDSVGGTAFCALGALWFTWAVSADAQVSANAAGLFLLLFALVALTLTLAGGDQLGQGMYGLFFVALVLMAVAHFADNDGLTKVGGWFAVAAGAVAWYAATAALAHWPTALRGRAAGRGVTAHG from the coding sequence GTGGACAACGACGTCTCTGCGGGAAGCGGAATCACCACCGTGGTCGGCCGACTCGCCCTGGGAATCACCCTGTTGGCCTTCGGGCTGGGGTACACCGACGTGATCGACGGAGTGTCGGCTGCTGACGCCGTATCAATCGCCCAGTACGTGGGCGGTGTCGCCCTCTTCGTCGCCGGCCTCATGGCCTTCCGGGACAGGGACTCCGTCGGTGGTACGGCGTTCTGCGCGCTCGGTGCGCTCTGGTTCACCTGGGCCGTCTCCGCCGACGCCCAAGTCTCCGCCAACGCGGCCGGGTTGTTCCTGCTGCTCTTCGCCCTGGTGGCGTTGACCCTCACCCTCGCGGGTGGTGATCAGCTCGGTCAGGGGATGTACGGGTTGTTCTTCGTCGCCCTGGTGCTCATGGCTGTCGCCCATTTCGCCGACAATGACGGGCTCACCAAGGTGGGTGGGTGGTTCGCTGTCGCGGCCGGTGCGGTGGCTTGGTATGCGGCGACTGCGGCCTTGGCTCACTGGCCGACTGCGCTGCGAGGGCGTGCTGCTGGTCGGGGCGTGACGGCCCACGGTTAG
- the glmS gene encoding glutamine--fructose-6-phosphate transaminase (isomerizing) gives MCGIVGYIGKRDVAPLLLEGLQRLEYRGYDSAGIVVTTPKSSALKMVKAKGRVRDLEAKVPARFKGTTGIAHTRWATHGAPSDVNAHPHLDAEGKVAVVHNGIIDNASDLRRKLEADGVEFLSETDTEVLVHLIARSQAEKLEDKVRDTLRVIEGTYGIAVLHADFPDRIVVARNGSPVVLGIGEKEMFVASDIAALVTHTRQIVTLDDGEMATLKADDFRTYTTEGTRTTAEPTTVEWEAASYDMGGHDTYMHKEIHEQADAVDRVLRGRIDDRFSTVHLGGLNLDAREARQIRRVKILGCGTSYHAGMIGAQMIEELARIPADAEPASEFRYRNAVVDPDTLYIAVSQSGETYDVLAAVQELKRKGARVLGVVNVVGSAIAREADGGIYVHAGPEVCVVSTKCFTNTTVAFALLALHLGRTRDLSVRDGKRIIEGLRKLPAQIAEIMEHEGEIEKLAQQYAEARSMLFIGRVRGYPVAREASLKLKEVSYIHAEAYPASELKHGPLALIEPALPTVAIVPDDDLLEKNRAAMEEIKARSGKILAVAHQHQEKADQTLVVPKNEDELDPILMGIPLQLLAYHTALALGRDIDKPRNLAKSVTVE, from the coding sequence ATGTGCGGAATTGTCGGATACATCGGCAAGCGTGACGTCGCCCCCCTGCTCCTGGAGGGCCTCCAGCGTCTGGAGTACCGCGGCTACGACTCGGCCGGCATCGTCGTGACCACGCCCAAGTCCTCAGCCCTGAAGATGGTCAAGGCCAAGGGCCGGGTCCGCGACCTGGAAGCCAAGGTGCCGGCCCGCTTCAAGGGCACCACCGGCATCGCCCACACCCGCTGGGCCACCCACGGCGCCCCCTCCGACGTCAACGCCCACCCGCACCTCGACGCCGAGGGCAAGGTCGCCGTCGTCCACAACGGCATCATCGACAACGCCTCCGACCTGCGCCGCAAACTGGAGGCCGACGGCGTCGAGTTCCTCTCCGAGACCGACACCGAGGTCCTCGTCCACCTGATCGCCCGCTCGCAGGCGGAGAAGCTCGAGGACAAGGTCCGCGACACCCTCCGCGTCATCGAGGGCACCTACGGCATCGCCGTCCTCCACGCCGACTTCCCCGACCGCATCGTCGTCGCCCGCAACGGCTCCCCGGTCGTGCTCGGCATCGGCGAGAAGGAGATGTTCGTCGCGTCGGACATCGCGGCCCTGGTCACCCACACCCGGCAGATAGTGACGCTGGACGACGGCGAGATGGCCACCCTCAAGGCCGACGACTTCCGCACGTACACGACGGAGGGCACGCGTACGACGGCGGAGCCCACCACCGTCGAATGGGAAGCCGCCTCCTACGACATGGGCGGCCACGACACCTACATGCACAAGGAGATCCACGAGCAGGCCGACGCCGTGGACCGCGTCCTGCGCGGCCGCATCGACGACCGCTTCTCCACCGTGCACCTCGGCGGCCTGAACCTGGACGCCCGCGAGGCCCGCCAGATCCGCCGCGTCAAGATCCTCGGCTGCGGCACCTCGTACCACGCCGGCATGATCGGCGCCCAGATGATCGAGGAGCTGGCCCGCATCCCCGCGGACGCCGAGCCCGCCTCCGAATTCCGCTACCGCAACGCGGTCGTCGACCCCGACACCCTGTACATCGCGGTCTCCCAGTCCGGTGAGACGTACGACGTCCTGGCCGCCGTGCAGGAGCTGAAGCGCAAGGGCGCGCGGGTGCTGGGCGTGGTCAACGTCGTCGGCTCGGCGATCGCCCGCGAGGCGGACGGCGGCATCTACGTGCACGCGGGCCCCGAGGTCTGCGTCGTCTCGACCAAGTGCTTCACCAACACGACGGTCGCCTTCGCGCTCCTCGCCCTCCACCTGGGCCGCACCCGTGACCTCTCGGTCCGCGACGGCAAGCGCATCATCGAGGGCCTGCGCAAACTCCCCGCCCAGATCGCCGAGATCATGGAGCACGAGGGCGAGATCGAGAAGCTGGCCCAGCAGTACGCTGAGGCGCGCTCGATGCTCTTCATCGGTCGCGTCCGCGGCTACCCGGTCGCCCGCGAGGCCTCCCTGAAGCTCAAGGAGGTCTCCTACATCCACGCGGAGGCCTACCCCGCCTCAGAACTGAAGCACGGCCCCCTGGCCCTCATCGAGCCCGCCCTCCCCACGGTCGCCATCGTCCCCGACGACGACCTCCTGGAGAAGAACCGCGCCGCCATGGAGGAGATCAAGGCCCGCAGCGGCAAGATCCTCGCCGTGGCCCACCAGCACCAGGAGAAGGCCGACCAGACGCTCGTAGTCCCGAAGAACGAGGACGAACTGGACCCGATCCTGATGGGCATCCCCCTCCAACTCCTCGCCTACCACACGGCATTGGCACTGGGCAGGGACATCGACAAGCCGAGGAACCTCGCCAAGTCAGTAACGGTGGAGTAA
- a CDS encoding purple acid phosphatase family protein, whose amino-acid sequence MGVPERLAERMSMAEQHEYLRTRFSRRTMIRGGAVTLGAVAGGAFVPGATAQAAVPTRRTSTETVDGALVAPFGRHLAYGNDARTEMTVSWQVPVAVKKPFIRIGARPWDLSRKIDAEVRTLYTPAGVGVSADHTQYYVHARLTHLRPGSTYYYGVGHDGFDPAEPHLIGTLGTFTTAPDHKKPFTFTAFGDQGVSYHGLANDSLILGQDPVFHLHAGDIAYADPAGAGKSADTGFDSRVWDQFLAQTESVAKSVPWMVSYGNHDMEAWYSPNGYGGEEARFTLPDNGPDKANLPGVYSFVYGNTAVISLDPNDVSYEIPANLGLSGGTQTTWFETQLKKYRAAHDIDFIVVFFHHCAYCTSTSHASEGGVRQEWVPLFEKYTVDLVINGHNHQYERTDVIKGNKVAKKLAIGDTAYPETEGVVYVTAGAAGRSLYAFSAPDSYEGHPHEVDSVASFVNTKDGKVDETVAWSRVRYLNYSFLRVDVEPAPRGHYARLKVSGIAETGDRIDHFTVARRAK is encoded by the coding sequence ATGGGAGTACCGGAGCGGCTGGCCGAGCGCATGAGCATGGCCGAGCAGCACGAGTACCTGCGCACGCGTTTCTCGCGGCGCACAATGATCAGAGGTGGCGCCGTCACGCTCGGCGCCGTCGCGGGTGGCGCGTTCGTACCGGGTGCCACCGCCCAGGCCGCGGTGCCGACGCGGCGGACGAGCACCGAGACCGTCGACGGCGCGCTCGTCGCCCCCTTCGGCCGCCACCTGGCCTACGGCAACGACGCGCGCACCGAGATGACCGTCTCCTGGCAGGTCCCGGTCGCCGTCAAGAAGCCGTTCATCCGGATCGGCGCCCGCCCCTGGGACCTCTCCCGCAAGATCGACGCCGAGGTGCGCACCCTCTACACCCCGGCCGGCGTCGGCGTCAGCGCCGACCACACCCAGTACTACGTGCACGCCCGGCTGACCCATCTGCGCCCCGGCAGCACGTACTACTACGGCGTCGGCCACGACGGCTTCGACCCGGCCGAGCCGCATCTGATCGGCACCCTGGGCACCTTCACCACCGCGCCCGACCACAAGAAGCCGTTCACCTTCACCGCCTTCGGCGACCAGGGCGTCAGCTACCACGGCCTCGCCAACGACAGCCTGATCCTCGGCCAGGACCCGGTCTTCCATCTGCACGCCGGCGACATCGCCTACGCCGACCCGGCCGGCGCGGGCAAGAGCGCCGACACCGGCTTCGACTCGCGGGTGTGGGACCAGTTCCTCGCCCAGACCGAGTCGGTCGCCAAGTCCGTGCCGTGGATGGTGAGTTACGGCAACCACGACATGGAGGCCTGGTACTCGCCCAACGGCTACGGCGGCGAGGAGGCCCGCTTCACGCTCCCCGACAACGGGCCGGACAAGGCGAACCTGCCGGGCGTGTACTCCTTCGTCTACGGCAACACCGCGGTCATCTCGCTCGACCCGAACGACGTGTCGTACGAGATCCCCGCCAACCTCGGCCTCTCCGGCGGCACCCAGACCACGTGGTTCGAGACGCAGCTGAAGAAGTACCGGGCCGCGCACGACATCGACTTCATCGTCGTGTTCTTCCACCACTGCGCCTACTGCACGTCCACCTCGCACGCCTCGGAGGGAGGCGTGCGCCAGGAGTGGGTGCCGCTGTTCGAGAAGTACACGGTGGACCTGGTCATCAACGGCCACAACCACCAGTACGAGCGCACCGACGTCATCAAGGGGAACAAGGTCGCCAAGAAGCTCGCCATCGGCGACACGGCCTACCCCGAGACCGAGGGCGTCGTCTACGTGACGGCGGGCGCGGCGGGCCGCAGTCTGTACGCGTTCAGCGCGCCGGACTCCTACGAGGGGCACCCGCACGAGGTCGACTCCGTGGCCTCGTTCGTCAACACCAAGGACGGCAAGGTCGATGAGACCGTCGCCTGGTCCCGGGTGCGCTACCTTAACTATTCCTTCCTGCGCGTGGACGTCGAGCCCGCCCCGCGCGGCCACTACGCCAGGCTGAAGGTGTCCGGCATCGCCGAGACCGGTGACCGGATCGACCACTTCACGGTGGCGCGCAGGGCGAAGTAG
- a CDS encoding DUF4429 domain-containing protein — translation MAEIIQKDGTWAFDGDALRLTPGRDKNVSLLRKTLGELVVPLGALAGISFEQGRKSGRLRLRLRDGADPLLHATGGRLAEPHDPYQLIVDADRYGVAEYFTDEVRNALLLDEVPSNPVSEYLLPGPAVPLSVSAGDGTASFDGERIRLEWNWKTEDAKAAAGTRTLALSDLTAVEWHPAAGLENGYLRFTVKNAPTKAPPKYDPNSVELWGFKKDPLMALVAAAVQARLPHPAQAAAVDVHDARPEVPSPPVASAEDDHDALLRRLRELGELHRSGVLTDEEFTVAKQAILKRM, via the coding sequence ATGGCGGAAATCATCCAGAAGGACGGCACCTGGGCCTTCGACGGCGACGCCCTGCGACTGACCCCAGGACGGGACAAGAACGTCAGCCTGCTCCGCAAGACCCTGGGTGAACTGGTCGTCCCCCTGGGCGCGTTGGCGGGCATCTCCTTCGAGCAGGGCAGGAAGTCCGGGCGGCTCAGGCTCCGGCTGCGCGACGGCGCCGACCCGCTGCTGCACGCCACCGGCGGACGGCTGGCCGAACCCCACGACCCCTACCAGCTGATCGTCGACGCCGACCGCTACGGCGTCGCCGAGTACTTCACGGACGAGGTCCGCAACGCCCTGCTCCTGGACGAGGTGCCGTCCAACCCCGTCTCCGAGTATCTGCTGCCCGGCCCGGCGGTCCCGCTGTCGGTCTCCGCGGGCGACGGCACCGCGAGCTTCGACGGCGAGCGCATCCGTCTGGAGTGGAACTGGAAGACCGAGGACGCCAAGGCCGCCGCCGGCACCCGCACGCTCGCCCTGTCCGACCTGACCGCCGTCGAATGGCACCCGGCGGCCGGCCTGGAGAACGGCTATCTCCGCTTCACCGTGAAGAACGCCCCCACCAAGGCCCCGCCCAAGTACGACCCCAACTCCGTCGAGCTGTGGGGCTTCAAGAAGGACCCGCTGATGGCCCTGGTCGCGGCGGCGGTCCAGGCCAGACTTCCGCATCCGGCCCAGGCCGCCGCCGTCGACGTACACGACGCACGACCGGAAGTGCCCTCTCCTCCGGTGGCCTCCGCCGAGGACGACCATGACGCCCTCCTGCGCCGGCTGCGCGAACTCGGCGAGCTGCACCGGTCGGGCGTGCTGACGGACGAGGAGTTCACCGTGGCCAAGCAGGCGATCCTCAAGCGGATGTGA